In the Caballeronia sp. LZ062 genome, one interval contains:
- the xerC gene encoding tyrosine recombinase XerC has translation MEPADHIAAYLAMLEHERRLSEHTLRGYTYELGELRALAKGRALETLTAADMRGAVVRAHAAGLSPRSIAHRLSAWRAFYRWLAERVEMPANPVATVRAPKREKTLPKALSVDDAMALMDAPRADTTEALRDHAMLELFYSSGLRLSELVGLDVRHVDTKDHQSAGWLDLTAAEVTVLGKGKRMRKVPVGSKAIDALRAWIDVRGEFVKLDPHALFLSVRGNRMSPGVVRERVKRLALLAGIPANVHPHVLRHSFATHVLQSSGDLRAVQELLGHASITATQIYTSLDFQHLARVYDSAHPRAKKRD, from the coding sequence ATGGAACCCGCCGATCACATCGCCGCTTATCTCGCGATGCTCGAACACGAGCGGCGTCTGTCGGAACACACGCTGCGCGGCTACACGTACGAACTCGGCGAACTGCGCGCGCTCGCCAAGGGCCGCGCGCTCGAAACGCTGACGGCCGCCGACATGCGCGGCGCGGTCGTGCGCGCGCACGCAGCGGGGCTGTCACCGCGCTCTATCGCGCATCGGCTGTCGGCGTGGCGGGCGTTTTACCGCTGGCTCGCCGAACGCGTCGAGATGCCCGCGAATCCCGTGGCGACGGTGCGCGCGCCGAAGCGCGAAAAGACGCTGCCGAAGGCGCTTTCCGTGGACGACGCAATGGCTTTGATGGACGCGCCACGCGCCGACACCACCGAAGCGTTGCGCGACCACGCCATGCTGGAACTGTTCTATTCGTCGGGGCTGCGGTTGTCGGAACTGGTCGGGCTCGATGTCCGCCACGTCGATACGAAGGACCATCAGTCCGCCGGCTGGCTCGATCTCACCGCCGCCGAAGTCACCGTGCTCGGCAAAGGCAAGCGGATGCGCAAGGTGCCGGTGGGCAGCAAGGCGATCGATGCGCTGCGCGCGTGGATCGACGTGCGCGGCGAATTCGTTAAGCTCGATCCGCACGCGCTCTTCCTTTCCGTGCGCGGCAACCGCATGTCGCCGGGCGTGGTGCGCGAGCGCGTCAAGCGCTTGGCGCTGCTCGCGGGCATTCCGGCGAACGTGCATCCGCACGTGTTGCGGCATTCGTTCGCCACGCACGTTTTGCAGTCGAGCGGCGACCTGCGCGCGGTGCAGGAACTGCTCGGCCATGCGAGCATCACCGCGACGCAGATCTACACGTCGCTGGACTTTCAGCACCTTGCTCGCGTCTACGACTCGGCGCATCCGCGCGCGAAGAAGCGCGATTAA
- the metK gene encoding methionine adenosyltransferase, whose translation MSNDYLFTSESVSEGHPDKVADQISDAILDAILTQDKYSRVAAETLCNTGLVVLAGEITTTANVDYIQIARDTIKRIGYDNTDYGIDYRGCAVLVAYDKQSPDIAQGVNKAHDDNLDQGAGDQGLMFGYACDETPELMPLPIHLSHRLVERQANLRRDGRLPWLRPDAKSQVTVRYVDGKPHSIDTVVLSTQHAPDIELPQLREAVIEEVIKPTLPKELIKGDIKFLVNPTGRFVIGGPQGDCGLTGRKIIVDTYGGAAPHGGGAFSGKDPSKVDRSAAYAGRYVAKNVVAAGLASRCLIQVSYAIGVARPTSVMVNTFGTGRVSDAEITKLVLEHFDLRPKGIIQMLDLLRPIYEKSAAYGHFGREEPEFSWEAADKALLLAEAAGTEPVVRVA comes from the coding sequence GTGTCGAACGACTACCTGTTTACCTCCGAATCCGTTTCCGAAGGCCACCCGGACAAGGTCGCCGACCAAATCTCCGACGCCATTCTCGACGCCATCCTGACTCAGGACAAATACTCGCGCGTCGCGGCGGAAACCCTCTGCAATACCGGTCTCGTCGTCCTCGCGGGCGAAATCACGACCACTGCGAACGTCGATTACATCCAGATCGCGCGCGACACCATCAAGCGCATCGGCTACGACAACACGGACTACGGCATCGACTATCGCGGCTGCGCGGTGCTCGTCGCGTATGACAAGCAATCGCCGGATATCGCGCAAGGCGTGAACAAGGCGCACGACGACAATCTCGATCAAGGCGCGGGCGACCAGGGCCTCATGTTCGGTTACGCGTGCGACGAAACGCCGGAACTCATGCCGCTGCCGATCCACCTGTCGCACCGTCTCGTCGAGCGTCAGGCGAATCTGCGCCGTGACGGCCGTCTGCCGTGGCTGCGTCCGGACGCGAAGTCGCAAGTCACCGTGCGCTACGTGGACGGCAAGCCGCACTCCATCGACACCGTCGTGCTTTCGACGCAACACGCGCCGGACATCGAGCTGCCGCAACTGCGCGAAGCCGTGATCGAGGAAGTCATCAAGCCGACGCTGCCGAAGGAACTCATCAAGGGCGACATCAAGTTCCTGGTGAACCCGACGGGCCGGTTCGTGATCGGCGGCCCGCAAGGCGATTGCGGTCTGACGGGTCGCAAAATCATCGTCGATACGTACGGCGGCGCGGCGCCGCACGGCGGCGGCGCGTTCTCGGGCAAGGACCCGTCGAAGGTGGACCGCTCGGCCGCTTACGCGGGCCGTTATGTCGCGAAGAACGTGGTCGCGGCCGGTCTGGCATCGCGGTGCCTGATTCAGGTGTCGTATGCCATCGGCGTCGCGCGTCCGACTTCGGTGATGGTGAACACGTTCGGCACCGGCCGCGTGTCGGATGCCGAGATCACCAAGCTCGTGCTCGAACATTTCGATCTGCGTCCGAAGGGCATCATTCAGATGCTCGACCTGCTGCGCCCGATCTACGAAAAATCGGCGGCGTACGGTCACTTCGGCCGCGAAGAGCCGGAATTCTCGTGGGAAGCGGCAGACAAGGCGCTGTTGCTGGCCGAAGCTGCTGGCACGGAACCGGTGGTGCGCGTGGCGTAA
- a CDS encoding class I SAM-dependent rRNA methyltransferase, whose protein sequence is MNTITLKPAKDKSLVRRHPWIYANAIARIDGNPAPGATVTVRAADGRFLARASYSPHSQIRARVWTFDEAEPVDHAFFKRRVQRAVAHRQTMVRDTGATRLVFGEADGLPGLIVDYYVADQGSHAQLVCQFMATGVEAWKAAIVDALIAATGCPNVYERSDVSIRQKEGLEQTTGVLAGDPPPDTLITNECGVRYHVDVKHGHKTGFYVDQRDNRVLVQQNAQGRDVLNCFCYTGGFSLAALKGGAARVVSVDSSGEALALARENVKANGFDAEKAEWLDADAFKTLRRLYDEGQRFDLIVLDPPKFAPSRETVDRAARAYKDINLSGFKLLRPGGLLFTYSCSGAIDADLFQKIVAGAAADARVDARILKRLGAGVDHPLLTAFPEGEYLKGLLLQIA, encoded by the coding sequence ATGAACACCATCACGCTTAAACCGGCGAAGGACAAGTCGCTCGTTCGCCGCCATCCGTGGATTTACGCGAACGCCATCGCGCGCATCGACGGCAATCCCGCGCCCGGCGCGACCGTCACCGTGCGCGCCGCGGACGGCCGCTTCCTCGCGCGCGCGTCATACAGCCCGCATTCGCAGATTCGCGCCCGCGTCTGGACGTTCGACGAAGCCGAACCCGTCGATCACGCGTTCTTCAAGCGGCGCGTGCAGCGGGCGGTCGCGCATCGGCAGACGATGGTCCGCGATACCGGCGCGACGCGCCTCGTCTTCGGCGAAGCGGACGGCTTGCCGGGTCTGATCGTCGATTACTACGTCGCCGATCAAGGCTCGCACGCGCAGCTCGTCTGTCAGTTCATGGCGACGGGCGTCGAGGCGTGGAAGGCGGCCATCGTCGATGCGCTCATCGCCGCGACCGGCTGTCCGAACGTCTACGAACGCTCCGACGTATCCATTCGCCAGAAGGAAGGGCTTGAACAGACGACCGGCGTGCTCGCGGGCGATCCGCCGCCGGACACGCTCATCACGAACGAATGCGGCGTGCGCTATCACGTCGACGTGAAGCACGGCCACAAGACCGGTTTCTACGTCGATCAGCGCGACAACCGCGTGCTCGTGCAGCAGAACGCGCAAGGCCGGGACGTGCTGAACTGCTTCTGCTATACGGGCGGCTTTTCGCTTGCGGCGTTGAAGGGCGGCGCTGCGCGCGTGGTGTCCGTGGATTCGTCCGGCGAGGCGCTCGCGCTCGCGCGTGAGAACGTGAAGGCCAACGGTTTCGACGCGGAAAAGGCCGAATGGCTCGACGCCGACGCCTTCAAGACGCTGCGCCGTTTGTACGACGAAGGACAGCGTTTCGACCTGATCGTGCTCGATCCGCCGAAGTTCGCGCCGTCGCGCGAAACCGTGGACCGCGCCGCGCGTGCGTACAAGGACATCAATCTGAGCGGCTTCAAGCTGCTGCGTCCGGGCGGGCTGCTGTTCACGTACTCGTGTTCGGGCGCGATCGATGCGGATTTGTTTCAGAAGATCGTCGCGGGCGCGGCGGCCGATGCGCGCGTCGATGCGCGCATCCTGAAGCGCCTGGGTGCGGGCGTCGATCACCCGCTGCTCACGGCGTTCCCCGAAGGCGAGTACCTGAAGGGCCTGCTGTTGCAAATCGCGTAA
- the dapF gene encoding diaminopimelate epimerase, producing MKLKFTKMQGAGNDFVVLDGYTQALHLSAAQVRALADRHFGVGADQLLLVEKPTVDGVDFKYRIFNCDGGEVEHCGNGARCFVKFVRDRGLTAASTVRVQVQKGVITLTMQDNGEVTVDMGAPVFDPPRVPFDASALDGRSEGNDTLWPLDIDETTRWVSVVSMGNPHAVQVVDDVEAYPVLAEGPLVERHARFPERVNAGFMQIVDSHSIKLRVYERGAGETLACGTGACAAVAAGIRRGLLESPVRVETHGGTLTISWDGARDESAALFMAGPAATVFEGEIELSDIG from the coding sequence ATGAAACTCAAGTTCACCAAGATGCAGGGCGCGGGCAACGACTTCGTCGTGCTCGACGGCTACACGCAGGCGCTCCATCTGAGCGCCGCGCAGGTTCGCGCGCTCGCCGACCGTCATTTCGGCGTGGGCGCGGATCAACTGCTGCTGGTCGAAAAGCCGACCGTCGATGGCGTCGATTTCAAGTACCGCATCTTTAATTGCGATGGCGGGGAAGTCGAGCATTGCGGCAACGGCGCGCGCTGTTTCGTGAAGTTCGTACGCGATCGCGGGCTGACCGCTGCTTCGACGGTGCGCGTGCAGGTGCAGAAAGGCGTTATCACGCTGACGATGCAGGACAACGGTGAAGTGACCGTCGACATGGGCGCGCCAGTGTTCGATCCGCCGCGCGTGCCGTTCGACGCCAGCGCACTCGACGGGCGCAGCGAGGGCAACGACACGCTCTGGCCGCTCGATATCGACGAAACGACGCGCTGGGTGTCCGTCGTGTCGATGGGCAATCCGCACGCGGTGCAGGTCGTCGACGATGTTGAAGCGTATCCCGTGCTCGCCGAAGGGCCGCTCGTCGAGCGCCACGCGCGCTTTCCCGAGCGCGTCAACGCGGGCTTCATGCAAATCGTCGATTCTCATTCGATCAAACTGCGCGTCTACGAGCGCGGCGCGGGCGAGACGCTCGCCTGCGGCACGGGCGCATGCGCGGCGGTGGCCGCGGGCATCCGGCGCGGTTTGCTCGAATCGCCGGTGCGCGTCGAGACGCACGGCGGCACGCTCACGATCAGCTGGGACGGCGCACGCGACGAATCCGCCGCGCTTTTCATGGCCGGACCCGCCGCGACGGTCTTCGAAGGCGAAATCGAGCTGTCGGACATCGGCTGA
- the dksA gene encoding RNA polymerase-binding protein DksA, which translates to MTTKLLTEAEILKMSEKDYMNEEQLAFFKNRLEQLQADILKNAGQTTENLRETVIVPDPADRATIEEEHALELRTRDRERKLLKKVQQSLARIESGDYGWCEETGEPIGIPRLLARPTATLSLEAQERRELRQKLFGD; encoded by the coding sequence ATGACAACGAAACTCTTGACCGAAGCCGAAATCCTGAAGATGAGCGAGAAGGACTACATGAACGAGGAACAGCTCGCCTTCTTCAAGAACCGGCTCGAGCAGTTGCAAGCGGACATTCTCAAGAATGCCGGCCAGACGACCGAAAATCTGCGGGAAACGGTGATCGTGCCGGATCCGGCGGACCGCGCGACCATCGAGGAAGAACATGCACTGGAACTGCGCACGCGCGACCGCGAACGCAAGCTCCTGAAGAAGGTGCAGCAGTCTCTCGCGCGCATCGAGTCCGGCGACTATGGCTGGTGCGAAGAAACCGGCGAGCCGATCGGCATTCCGCGCCTGCTCGCACGGCCCACGGCCACGCTCTCGCTAGAAGCGCAAGAGCGCCGCGAATTGCGCCAGAAGCTCTTCGGCGACTAA
- the ada gene encoding bifunctional DNA-binding transcriptional regulator/O6-methylguanine-DNA methyltransferase Ada: MNAAEMPLYQTDESRWQAVAGRDAKADGAFFFAVRTTGVFCRPSCASRAPRRENVSFFTTTDAAEAAGYRPCKRCQPTSLPRELAIVERACKVLDADPQQRMTLAQLSDAVHVSPFHLQRLFSRIVGISPRQYQAARRAGVLRDALQRGRDVTRATQDAGFGSPSRMYDAAPAELGMTPSAYRRKGAGLTVRYATAATPLGTVLVAATDKGVCKIAFSDDPAALIDQLAADFALAERVRDDARMEPFIAQIRAYLHGTRERFDLPLDIGATAFQQRVWDALRQIPYGETRSYTDVAASVGSPGAVRAVASACASNPVALAIPCHRVIGKDGAIAGYRWGLSRKEALLDTERTHSEAGKVA; the protein is encoded by the coding sequence ATGAACGCCGCAGAAATGCCCCTCTATCAAACGGATGAAAGCCGCTGGCAAGCCGTCGCCGGACGCGACGCCAAAGCCGACGGCGCATTCTTCTTCGCCGTGCGCACGACCGGCGTATTCTGCCGCCCGTCATGCGCGTCGCGGGCGCCGCGTCGCGAGAACGTGTCCTTCTTCACGACAACCGACGCAGCCGAAGCCGCCGGATATCGCCCGTGCAAGCGCTGTCAGCCGACGAGCCTGCCGCGCGAACTCGCCATCGTCGAGCGCGCGTGCAAGGTGCTCGACGCCGATCCGCAGCAGCGCATGACGCTCGCCCAACTGAGCGACGCCGTGCACGTCAGCCCGTTCCATTTGCAGCGGCTGTTCTCGCGGATCGTCGGGATTTCGCCGCGACAATATCAGGCGGCCCGGCGCGCGGGCGTGCTGCGCGATGCCTTGCAGCGCGGGCGCGATGTCACGCGCGCCACGCAGGACGCCGGTTTCGGCTCGCCGTCGCGTATGTATGACGCCGCCCCAGCGGAACTCGGCATGACGCCGTCTGCGTATCGGCGCAAGGGCGCGGGACTGACCGTGCGCTACGCGACCGCGGCCACGCCGCTCGGCACCGTGCTCGTCGCGGCGACGGACAAGGGCGTCTGCAAGATCGCTTTCAGCGATGATCCCGCCGCGCTCATCGACCAGCTCGCCGCCGATTTCGCGCTGGCCGAGCGCGTTCGGGACGACGCGCGCATGGAGCCGTTCATCGCGCAGATTCGCGCGTATCTGCACGGCACGCGCGAGCGGTTCGACTTGCCGCTCGACATCGGCGCGACCGCGTTTCAGCAGCGCGTCTGGGATGCGCTGCGCCAGATTCCCTACGGCGAGACGCGCAGCTATACGGACGTCGCGGCGTCGGTCGGATCGCCGGGCGCAGTGCGGGCCGTCGCGAGCGCGTGCGCATCGAATCCCGTGGCGTTGGCGATTCCGTGTCATCGCGTGATCGGCAAGGATGGCGCGATTGCCGGCTATCGCTGGGGCTTGTCGCGCAAGGAAGCGTTGCTCGACACCGAGCGCACACACAGCGAAGCGGGAAAGGTCGCCTGA
- a CDS encoding DUF484 family protein — protein MNPREVADYLLDNPDFFVEHAELLGTIRLSNPHGKSAVSLQERQMEMLRDKNKQLERRLAELLRYGHENDSIATKFNRWTVRVTGQRDPYALPSTISKGLCEVFDVPQAALRMWDVDEAYRQADFARHVGEEVRIFAGSLDAPYCGANSGFAAAQWLGVANSASASSGGSLEDASAERGIQSIALVALRDPQAGPDAPTFGLLVMGSPDARRFHDGMATDFLAQIGVLASAALCRLLPN, from the coding sequence ATGAATCCACGCGAAGTCGCCGACTATCTGCTCGACAATCCCGATTTTTTCGTCGAGCACGCCGAACTGCTCGGCACCATCCGGCTTTCGAATCCGCACGGCAAATCGGCCGTGTCGTTGCAGGAACGCCAGATGGAAATGCTGCGCGACAAGAACAAGCAACTCGAACGGCGGCTCGCCGAACTGCTGCGCTACGGCCACGAAAACGACAGCATCGCCACGAAATTCAACCGCTGGACCGTGCGCGTGACCGGCCAGCGCGATCCCTACGCGCTGCCGTCCACCATCAGCAAAGGACTGTGCGAAGTCTTCGATGTGCCGCAAGCCGCGCTGCGCATGTGGGACGTCGATGAAGCGTACCGGCAGGCGGATTTCGCGCGTCACGTCGGCGAGGAAGTGCGCATTTTCGCGGGCAGTCTCGACGCGCCGTATTGCGGCGCGAACAGCGGCTTCGCCGCGGCGCAGTGGCTGGGCGTGGCGAACTCGGCTTCGGCGTCCAGCGGCGGCTCGCTTGAAGACGCGTCCGCCGAACGCGGCATTCAGTCCATTGCGCTCGTCGCGCTGCGCGATCCGCAAGCCGGCCCGGATGCCCCCACGTTCGGCCTGCTCGTCATGGGCTCGCCCGACGCGCGCCGCTTTCACGACGGCATGGCGACCGATTTCCTCGCGCAGATCGGCGTGCTGGCGAGCGCGGCGCTCTGCCGCCTGCTGCCGAACTAG
- the hslU gene encoding ATP-dependent protease ATPase subunit HslU, with protein MTTMTPSEIVSELDKHIIGQGRAKKAVAVALRNRWRRQQVAEPLRQEITPKNILMIGPTGVGKTEIARRLAKLADAPFIKIEATKFTEVGYVGRDVDSIVRDLIEISVKQTREAEMKKVRTKAEDRAEDRILDILLPSARPVGFGAAEATSEGDNTTRQTFRKRLREGALDDKEVELDVEMPQVGMDIMGPPGMEDMTEQIRSMFANIGGGKKTRRKVKVKEALKLLTDEEAGKLLNDEEVKTKAVQNVEQNGIVFLDEIDKIASRSEVGGAEVSRAGVQRDLLPLVEGTTINTKYGMIKTDHILFIASGAFHLAKPSDLIPELQGRFPIRVELDSLSVGDFESILNSTDASLVKQYKALLATEDVELDFADDGIRRLAEIAFSVNEKTENIGARRLYTVIEKLLEEVSFAAGNHAGQPVKIDAAYVDRALGDVAEDEDLSRYVL; from the coding sequence ATGACCACCATGACTCCCTCCGAAATCGTCTCCGAACTCGACAAACACATCATCGGTCAAGGGCGCGCGAAAAAGGCGGTCGCCGTCGCGTTGCGCAACCGCTGGCGCCGTCAGCAGGTCGCCGAGCCGCTGCGCCAGGAAATCACGCCGAAGAACATTCTGATGATCGGGCCGACGGGCGTCGGCAAGACCGAAATCGCGCGGCGTCTCGCGAAGCTCGCAGACGCGCCGTTCATCAAGATCGAAGCGACCAAGTTCACCGAAGTCGGCTACGTGGGCCGCGATGTCGACAGCATCGTGCGCGATCTGATCGAAATCTCCGTCAAGCAGACGCGCGAGGCGGAGATGAAGAAGGTGCGCACGAAGGCGGAAGATCGCGCGGAAGACCGCATTCTCGATATTCTGCTGCCGAGCGCGCGCCCGGTCGGTTTCGGCGCGGCAGAAGCGACCAGCGAAGGCGATAACACCACGCGCCAGACGTTCCGCAAGCGCCTGCGCGAAGGCGCGCTCGACGACAAGGAAGTCGAACTGGACGTCGAAATGCCGCAAGTCGGCATGGACATCATGGGTCCGCCGGGCATGGAAGACATGACCGAGCAGATTCGCTCGATGTTCGCGAACATCGGCGGCGGCAAGAAGACGCGCCGCAAGGTGAAGGTGAAGGAGGCGCTGAAGCTGCTCACCGACGAAGAAGCCGGCAAGCTGCTCAACGACGAAGAGGTCAAGACGAAGGCGGTGCAGAACGTCGAGCAGAACGGCATCGTTTTTCTGGACGAGATCGACAAGATCGCGTCGCGCAGTGAAGTCGGCGGGGCGGAAGTCTCGCGCGCGGGCGTGCAGCGTGATCTGCTGCCGCTCGTGGAAGGCACGACCATCAACACGAAGTACGGGATGATCAAGACGGATCACATCCTGTTCATAGCGAGCGGCGCGTTTCATCTCGCCAAGCCGAGCGATCTGATACCCGAGCTGCAAGGGCGTTTCCCGATTCGCGTCGAGCTGGATTCGCTGTCCGTGGGCGATTTCGAGTCCATCCTGAATTCGACCGACGCGAGTCTCGTCAAACAGTACAAGGCGCTGCTCGCAACGGAAGACGTCGAACTCGACTTCGCCGATGACGGCATCCGGCGTCTGGCCGAAATCGCGTTCTCGGTGAACGAGAAGACTGAGAACATCGGCGCGCGGCGGCTTTATACGGTGATCGAAAAGCTGCTCGAGGAAGTGTCGTTCGCGGCGGGCAACCACGCAGGCCAGCCGGTGAAGATCGACGCGGCGTACGTGGACCGCGCTTTGGGCGATGTCGCGGAAGACGAGGATTTGTCACGCTACGTGCTGTAG
- the hslV gene encoding ATP-dependent protease subunit HslV — protein MEQFHGTTIVSVRRGGKVALGGDGQVTLGNIVMKGGAKKVRRIYGGKVLVGFAGGTADAFSLLDRFEAKLEKHQGNLTRAAVELAKDWRTDRMLRRLEAMLIAADAQATLVITGNGDVLDPENGICAIGSGGAYAQAAAQALAENTDLSPRDIVEKALTIAGDMCIYTNHNRVIETIE, from the coding sequence ATGGAACAATTTCACGGCACGACCATCGTCTCCGTGCGACGCGGCGGCAAAGTCGCGTTGGGCGGCGATGGTCAGGTGACGCTCGGCAACATCGTCATGAAGGGCGGCGCCAAGAAAGTGCGCCGCATCTATGGCGGCAAGGTGCTGGTCGGCTTCGCCGGCGGCACCGCCGACGCGTTCTCGCTGCTGGATCGCTTCGAAGCGAAGCTGGAGAAGCACCAGGGCAATCTGACGCGCGCCGCCGTCGAACTGGCGAAAGACTGGCGCACCGACCGCATGCTGCGCCGTCTCGAAGCCATGCTGATCGCCGCCGACGCACAGGCCACGCTCGTCATTACCGGCAACGGCGACGTGCTCGATCCCGAAAACGGCATCTGCGCGATCGGCTCGGGTGGCGCGTATGCGCAAGCCGCCGCGCAGGCGCTCGCCGAAAACACCGACCTTTCGCCACGCGATATCGTCGAAAAGGCGCTGACCATCGCCGGCGACATGTGCATCTATACCAATCACAATCGCGTCATCGAGACGATCGAATAA
- a CDS encoding phytanoyl-CoA dioxygenase family protein, which produces MSEQTSLKSKNDQVQELRQMGFVIVKGLLSDARCDALREVAQRQLAQAAAPVEYEADLKYPGAPESKHAPGGHTVRRLLDAYARHPLFAEFATSPEVRGWMELYFGETPYLSRAHHNCVMTKHPAYGSLTGWHRDVRYWAFERDDLVSAWVALGDETVENGALWFVPRSHKLAFTSDRFDDAKFFRADLPENTALIRTAVSPTLAKGDVVFFHCNTLHSAGKNLTDQVKFSLVYTYHGASNAALPATRSASKPEVALV; this is translated from the coding sequence ATGTCTGAACAAACGTCGCTGAAATCGAAGAACGATCAGGTGCAGGAGCTGCGCCAAATGGGCTTCGTCATCGTAAAAGGACTCCTGTCCGACGCGCGGTGCGATGCGCTGCGAGAAGTCGCCCAGCGGCAATTGGCGCAAGCCGCCGCGCCCGTCGAATACGAAGCGGACCTGAAGTATCCGGGCGCGCCTGAATCGAAGCACGCGCCCGGCGGACATACGGTGCGGCGGCTTCTCGACGCTTACGCGCGTCATCCGCTCTTCGCGGAGTTCGCGACTTCGCCGGAAGTGCGCGGCTGGATGGAACTCTATTTCGGCGAGACGCCGTATCTATCGCGCGCGCATCACAACTGCGTAATGACGAAGCATCCGGCGTACGGCAGCCTGACCGGCTGGCATCGCGATGTGCGCTACTGGGCGTTCGAGCGCGACGACCTGGTCTCGGCGTGGGTTGCGCTCGGCGATGAAACCGTCGAGAACGGCGCGCTGTGGTTCGTGCCGCGATCGCACAAGCTCGCGTTCACGTCGGACCGATTCGACGATGCTAAATTCTTCCGCGCCGATTTGCCGGAAAACACGGCGCTGATTCGCACGGCGGTTTCGCCCACGCTCGCGAAGGGCGATGTCGTGTTCTTTCACTGCAACACGCTGCATTCCGCGGGCAAGAATCTCACGGATCAGGTGAAATTCTCGCTCGTGTACACCTATCACGGCGCGAGCAACGCGGCGCTGCCGGCGACGCGTTCGGCGTCGAAGCCGGAAGTCGCGCTCGTCTGA
- a CDS encoding GTP-binding protein yields MIPVTILTGFLGSGKTTLLKRILNEKHGMKIAVIENEFGEENIDNEILVQETNEQIIQMSNGCICCTIRGDLARALEDLANRKKAGTLDFDRVVIETTGLANPGPVAQTFFMDNTVADEFLLDAIITLVDAKHANAQLDQHEVVQRQVGFADRLFITKSDLVDADALEALKHRLLHMNPRAAIKVVNFGDADIKEIFDLRGFNLNSKLEIDPDFLAEDDHDHDHDHAHDHAHDDHDHATCGHDHSHDHEHHHHHAHHDDKIKSFVYRSDKPFDPNRLEDFLGGILQIYGERLLRYKGVLYMKGVDRKVVFQGVHQMMGSDLAAKWMPIEKKNSKMVFIGIELPKDLITDGLDACLVK; encoded by the coding sequence ATGATTCCCGTAACCATCCTGACCGGCTTTCTGGGCAGCGGCAAAACCACGCTGCTCAAGCGCATTCTGAACGAGAAGCACGGCATGAAGATCGCCGTGATCGAGAACGAGTTCGGCGAAGAGAATATCGACAACGAAATTCTCGTGCAGGAGACGAACGAGCAGATCATCCAGATGAGCAACGGCTGCATCTGCTGCACGATTCGCGGCGATCTGGCGCGCGCGCTGGAAGACCTCGCGAACCGCAAGAAGGCGGGCACGCTCGACTTCGACCGCGTGGTGATCGAAACCACGGGTCTCGCGAATCCGGGTCCGGTCGCGCAGACGTTTTTCATGGATAACACGGTCGCCGACGAATTCCTGCTCGACGCGATCATCACGCTCGTCGATGCCAAGCACGCGAACGCGCAGCTCGACCAGCACGAAGTGGTGCAGCGGCAAGTCGGTTTCGCGGATCGGCTGTTCATCACGAAATCCGATCTCGTGGATGCGGACGCGTTGGAAGCACTGAAGCATCGACTGCTGCACATGAACCCGCGCGCGGCGATCAAGGTCGTGAATTTCGGCGACGCGGACATCAAGGAAATCTTCGATCTGCGCGGCTTCAACCTGAACTCGAAGCTGGAGATCGACCCGGACTTCCTCGCGGAAGACGACCACGATCATGACCACGATCACGCGCATGACCACGCGCATGACGATCACGACCACGCCACGTGCGGTCACGATCACAGCCACGATCACGAGCATCATCATCATCACGCGCACCACGACGACAAGATCAAGTCGTTCGTGTATCGCAGCGACAAGCCGTTCGACCCGAACCGTCTCGAAGACTTCCTCGGCGGCATTTTGCAGATTTATGGCGAGCGCCTTTTGCGCTACAAGGGCGTGCTGTATATGAAGGGCGTCGATCGCAAGGTCGTGTTCCAGGGCGTGCATCAGATGATGGGCAGCGATCTCGCCGCCAAATGGATGCCGATCGAGAAGAAGAACAGCAAGATGGTGTTCATCGGAATCGAGCTGCCGAAGGATCTGATCACCGACGGTCTCGACGCCTGCCTGGTGAAGTAA